From a region of the Solanum stenotomum isolate F172 chromosome 2, ASM1918654v1, whole genome shotgun sequence genome:
- the LOC125854978 gene encoding mediator of RNA polymerase II transcription subunit 15a isoform X3 codes for MDGNNWRAAQAQAQAQGGGEGGGAAAGAMDSGDWRTQLLPDSRQRIVNKIMETLKRHLPVSGQEGVQELKKIAVRFEEKIYSAATSQQDYLRKISLKMLTMETKSQTPMTNSVQPNPASSGQNALGPGSHSMQSQVNSQAQQLPVPMVANQTQTRQPLLQQNLQNNMASTGLQNSASLAPSLPSVSNLTQGTMPNVVGQNSNLQTMQNMPNVGQNLVGNAIGQGMPPNMVANSQRQMQGRQQQVVSQQQQQQSQTTQQYLYQQQLHQHQMMKQKFQPGSTSQSLMQSHMQQQPQEQQQQPPQQQQNLLQSTQTQPSQQAMMQPSSIQSTSLSNLQQNQQSNAQQSTQSVLHQRQQSVLRQQQAPMLHQQQSSMLQQPILPAQQHQQQQQQQQQLIAQQTNVANLQQNQLMSQQNTMPDVQQRLVGQQNNYNSLQQQQLLNPQNSFQNMHQQQLGSQSNIAGVQQQQLSGSQQPGNSGLTSNQHPIHLMQQPKVPVQQQMLQSTTTLLPNQGQQSQSQPAQQQMMSQSQSQPGQLQPPLGLQQQANQLQREMQQRLQPSAPLLQQQNVMEQQKQLYQSQRVAPEASSTSLDSTAQTGNANAADWQEEVYQKIKSMKESYLAELNDLYHKIASKVQQHDSLPQRPQNEQIEKLKMFKITLERIVLFLRLNKQDIQLSHKEKLVSVEKHISFFLSSNRPRSKPSSSPLQGQLPQSSMQLQQPQSLDGQSNPSMQPVQGSMAAMPQNNLTNLQHNTLSGVSTISNSQQHMINTVQPGSTVDLGQGNSLNSLQQVATGSLQQNPVNSPQQVNMSSLSSQSGTNSVQANLGSLQQNSNALQQSLPKQHEQQMLQNQQLRQQYHHRHMQQQLFQRQQIIQQQQAKQQQTTLLPTHQMSQLQQMTDANDLKIRQQMGIKTGVLQQQQSVGQRVGSHHPQLKPGISSPQLHQALSPQVTQHPSPQIDQQNMLASLTKAGTPLQSASSPFVVPSPSTPLAPSPMPGDSEKVCAGLGSHTTSGNIMHQQATVASAPAQSLAIGTPGISASPLLAEFTPLDGTHANVSAAVPGRSSVEQPLDRLMRAVKNMSDKALQSSVQDICSVVSMNDRIAGSAPGNGSRAAVGEDLVAMTKCRLQARNYFTQDGPTGTKKMKRYTTSNVVSSSCSLNDSFWQLSYSETPELESTATSNAKRPKIEVNIALVEEIQKINRQLIDTVVEISDEGVDPSALAAATEGGEGTTVKCSFTAVALSPNLKALYASAQMSPIQPLRLLVPVNYPNCSPILLDKFPVEVSKEYEDLSTKAKSRFSVSLRSLSQPMSLKDIAKTWDVCARAVICEYAQQSGGGTFSSKYGSWENCSIAA; via the exons CTCAGGCTCAGGGAGGTGGTGAAGGTGGCGGAGCGGCTGCCGGAGCTATGGATTCCGGTGATTGGAGGACTCAACTTTTGCCCGATTCGCGTCAAAGGATTGTGAACAAGAT AATGGAGACCTTAAAGAGGCATCTTCCTGTTTCTGGGCAAGAAGGAGTACAGGAGCTTAAGAAAATTGCTGTGAGGTTTGAAGAAAAGATCTATTCTGCTGCTACAAGTCAG CAAGATTATCTTCGGAAGATATCTTTAAAGATGCTGACCATGGAGACAAAATCTCAAACTCCTATGACCAATTCTGTTCAGCCAAATCCTGCAAGTAGTGGTCAGAATGCCCTTGGTCCAG GATCGCACAGTATGCAATCCCAAGTTAACAGCCAAGCACAGCAACTTCCTGTACCTATGGTGGCCAATCAAACTCAAACACGACAACCACTGTTGCAGCAAAACCTTCAGAACAATATGGCATCAACTGGGCTGCAAAATTCTGCTAGCTTGGCTCCTTCACTTCCTTCTGTGAGTAATTTGACGCAGGGTACCATGCCAAATGTCGTGGGCCAGAATTCAAATTTGcaaaccatgcaaaacatgccaAATGTTGGTCAAAACTTAGTAGGAAATGCCATTGGACAAGGCATGCCTCCTAATATGGTTGCTAATTCTCAGAGGCAGATGCAGGGAAGACAACAACAGGTTGTTTCTCAACAGCAACAGCAGCAGTCCCAGACAACACAGCAATATCTTTACCAGCAGCAACTGCATCAGCATCAAATGATGAAGCAGAAATTTCAGCCGGGAAGCACATCACAGTCCTTGATGCAATCTCACATGCAGCAACAGCCGCAGGAGCAGCAGCAACAGCCACCACAGCAGCAACAAAACCTTCTACAATCTACTCAGACACAACCTTCTCAGCAAGCTATGATGCAACCTTCTTCAATACAATCAACTTCTTTGTCCAACCTTCAGCAGAATCAACAGTCAAATGCTCAACAGTCAACTCAATCTGTACTTCACCAACGGCAACAATCAGTTTTGAGACAGCAGCAGGCTCCCATGCTTCATCAACAGCAATCGTCAATGCTACAGCAACCAATTTTACCAGCGCAACAGCACCAACAAcaacagcagcagcagcagcagctgATTGCACAACAGACAAATGTTGCAAATCTCCAGCAGAACCAATTGATGAGTCAACAGAATACAATGCCTGATGTGCAGCAGAGGCTAGTGGGCCAACAGAACAACTATAACAGTCTGCAGCAGCAGCAGTTACTTAATCCGCAAAACAGCTTTCAAAATATGCATCAGCAGCAGTTGGGCTCTCAAAGTAATATTGCTGGGGTCCAGCAGCAACAGCTGTCTGGAAGTCAACAACCTGGTAACTCTGGCTTGACATCTAATCAGCACCCTATCCATTTGATGCAACAACCAAAAGTTCCTGTACAACAACAAATGCTGCAGAGTACTACAACCTTGTTACCAAACCAAGGTCAACAATCACAGTCGCAGCCAGCACAACAGCAAATGATGTCTCAGAGTCAATCACAACCAGGACAGTTACAGCCACCTTTGGGTTTGCAGCAACAGGCGAATCAATTGCAAAGAGAGATGCAACAGAGGCTTCAACCATCAGCCCCCTTGCTTCAACAGCAGAATGTAATGGAACAGCAGAAGCAGCTATATCAATCACAAAGAGTCGCACCTGAAGCCTCATCAA CATCTTTAGATTCTACAGCTCAGACGGGAAATGCAAATGCAGCTGATTGGCAGGAGGAGGTTTACCaaaag ATAAAGTCTATGAAGGAGTCGTATTTAGCAGAGCTCAATGATCTATACCACAAAATTGCTTCTAAAGTGCAACAG CATGATTCTCTTCCTCAGCGTCCTCAAAATGAGCAAATTGAAAAGCTCAAGATGTTCAAGATTACGCTGGAACGCATTGTGCTTTTCTTGCGGCTTAACAAGCAGGATATTCAACTTTCTCACAAGGAAAAGTTGGTTTCGGTTGAGAAGCACATAAGTTTCTTTCTTAGTTCCAATAGGCCGCGCAGCaagccttcttcttctccactgCAGGGACAACTTCCTCAGTCTTCCATGCAGCTTCAGCAACCACAATCTCTTGATGGTCAATCTAATCCATCGATGCAACCTGTACAGGGTTCCATGGCAGCAATGCCGCAGAATAATCTCACCAACTTGCAACATAATACCTTGTCTGGCGTATCAACAATTTCCAACTCCCAGCAACACATGATAAATACAGTACAGCCTGGTTCCACTGTGGATTTGGGACAGGGTAATTCATTGAACTCACTGCAGCAGGTGGCTACTGGCTCTTTACAACAGAATCCTGTTAACAGTCCTCAACAAGTTAACATGAGCTCATTAAGCTCACAAAGTGGAACAAACTCCGTACAGGCAAACCTCGGTTCCCTACAGCAAAATTCAAACGCCCTGCAACAGTCACTTCCTAAGCAGCACGAGCAGCAAATGTTGCAGAACCAGCAATTAAGACAGCAATACCACCATAGGCATATGCAGCAGCAACTTTTTCAAAGACAGCAGATAATACAACAGCAGCAAGCGAAGCAACAGCAGACCACGCTATTGCCAACCCACCAGATGTCTCAGCTTCAACAGATGACTGATGCTAATGACCTAAAGATAAGGCAGCAAATGGGGATAAAAACAGGAGTTTTACAGCAACAACAGTCAGTTGGCCAGCGTGTTGGATCTCATCATCCCCAATTGAAGCCAGGAATATCTTCACCTCAACTCCATCAAGCATTGTCTCCTCAGGTTACCCAACATCCTTCTCCACAAATTGACCAACAAAATATGTTGGCGTCTCTTACCAAAGCTGGGACTCCTCTCCAATCCGCAAGCTCGCCATTTGTTGTCCCTTCTCCTTCAACTCCCTTGGCTCCATCTCCAATGCCGGGGGATTCTGAAAAAGTTTGTGCTGGCCTTGGATCACATACCACATCTGGAAATATAATGCATCAGCAAGCTACTGTTGCTTCTGCACCTGCCCAATCCCTTGCAATTGGTACTCCTGGGATATCAGCCTCACCTTTGCTTGCTGAGTTTACTCCTCTAGATGGTACACATGCCAATGTCTCAGCTGCTGTTCCTGGCAGGTCAAGTGTTGAACAACCATTGGATCGCTTGATGAGAGCG gTTAAAAACATGTCTGACAAAGCATTGCAGTCGTCAGTTCAAGACATCTGTTCAGTTGTCAGTATGAATGATAGAATAGCAGGATCTGCTCCAGGAAATGGATCAAGAGCAGCTGTTGGCGAAGATTTGGTTGCCATGACCAAATGTCGTCTCCAAGCGAGAAACTACTTTACGCAGGATGGACCTACAGGAACAAAGAAAATGAAGCGATATACAACTTCCAACGTTGTGTCGTCAAGCTGCAGTTTAAATGATAGTTTCTGGCAGCTGAGTTATTCTGAAACACCTGAGTTAGAGTCAACAGCAACATCTAATGCCAAAAGACCTAAAATAGAG GTTAATATTGCACTGGTTGAagagatacaaaaaatcaaTCGGCAACTTATCGACACTGTTGTAGAAATTAGTGACGAAGGTGTTGATCCAAGTGCTCTTGCTGCTGCAACAGAGGGCGGTGAAGGCACTACTGTTAAGTGTTCTTTCACTGCCGTTGCGTTGAGTCCAAACTTAAAAGCACTGTATGCTTCAGCGCAGATG TCTCCAATTCAGCCTTTGAGATTGCTCGTTCCAGTTAATTATCCAAACTGCTCTCCGATTTTGTTGGACAAGTTTCCAGTTGAAGTCAG TAAAGAGTATGAAGATCTATCCACGAAGGCCAAGTCAAGGTTTAGTGTCTCCCTGCGAAGTCTTTCACAGCCAATGTCTTTAAAAGACATAGCCAAGACTTGGGATGTTTGTGCTCGTGCTGTAATTTGTGAATATGCACAGCAAAGTGGAGGAGGAACCTTCAGCTCAAAGTACGGGTCTTGGGAGAACTGTTCGATTGCAGCATGA
- the LOC125854978 gene encoding mediator of RNA polymerase II transcription subunit 15a isoform X6: MDSGDWRTQLLPDSRQRIVNKIMETLKRHLPVSGQEGVQELKKIAVRFEEKIYSAATSQQDYLRKISLKMLTMETKSQTPMTNSVQPNPASSGQNALGPGSHSMQSQVNSQAQQLPVPMVANQTQTRQPLLQQNLQNNMASTGLQNSASLAPSLPSVSNLTQGTMPNVVGQNSNLQTMQNMPNVGQNLVGNAIGQGMPPNMVANSQRQMQGRQQQVVSQQQQQQSQTTQQYLYQQQLHQHQMMKQKFQPGSTSQSLMQSHMQQQPQEQQQQPPQQQQNLLQSTQTQPSQQAMMQPSSIQSTSLSNLQQNQQSNAQQSTQSVLHQRQQSVLRQQQAPMLHQQQSSMLQQPILPAQQHQQQQQQQQQLIAQQTNVANLQQNQLMSQQNTMPDVQQRLVGQQNNYNSLQQQQLLNPQNSFQNMHQQQLGSQSNIAGVQQQQLSGSQQPGNSGLTSNQHPIHLMQQPKVPVQQQMLQSTTTLLPNQGQQSQSQPAQQQMMSQSQSQPGQLQPPLGLQQQANQLQREMQQRLQPSAPLLQQQNVMEQQKQLYQSQRVAPEASSTSLDSTAQTGNANAADWQEEVYQKIKSMKESYLAELNDLYHKIASKVQQRPQNEQIEKLKMFKITLERIVLFLRLNKQDIQLSHKEKLVSVEKHISFFLSSNRPRSKPSSSPLQGQLPQSSMQLQQPQSLDGQSNPSMQPVQGSMAAMPQNNLTNLQHNTLSGVSTISNSQQHMINTVQPGSTVDLGQGNSLNSLQQVATGSLQQNPVNSPQQVNMSSLSSQSGTNSVQANLGSLQQNSNALQQSLPKQHEQQMLQNQQLRQQYHHRHMQQQLFQRQQIIQQQQAKQQQTTLLPTHQMSQLQQMTDANDLKIRQQMGIKTGVLQQQQSVGQRVGSHHPQLKPGISSPQLHQALSPQVTQHPSPQIDQQNMLASLTKAGTPLQSASSPFVVPSPSTPLAPSPMPGDSEKVCAGLGSHTTSGNIMHQQATVASAPAQSLAIGTPGISASPLLAEFTPLDGTHANVSAAVPGRSSVEQPLDRLMRAVKNMSDKALQSSVQDICSVVSMNDRIAGSAPGNGSRAAVGEDLVAMTKCRLQARNYFTQDGPTGTKKMKRYTTSNVVSSSCSLNDSFWQLSYSETPELESTATSNAKRPKIEVNIALVEEIQKINRQLIDTVVEISDEGVDPSALAAATEGGEGTTVKCSFTAVALSPNLKALYASAQMSPIQPLRLLVPVNYPNCSPILLDKFPVEVSKEYEDLSTKAKSRFSVSLRSLSQPMSLKDIAKTWDVCARAVICEYAQQSGGGTFSSKYGSWENCSIAA, translated from the exons ATGGATTCCGGTGATTGGAGGACTCAACTTTTGCCCGATTCGCGTCAAAGGATTGTGAACAAGAT AATGGAGACCTTAAAGAGGCATCTTCCTGTTTCTGGGCAAGAAGGAGTACAGGAGCTTAAGAAAATTGCTGTGAGGTTTGAAGAAAAGATCTATTCTGCTGCTACAAGTCAG CAAGATTATCTTCGGAAGATATCTTTAAAGATGCTGACCATGGAGACAAAATCTCAAACTCCTATGACCAATTCTGTTCAGCCAAATCCTGCAAGTAGTGGTCAGAATGCCCTTGGTCCAG GATCGCACAGTATGCAATCCCAAGTTAACAGCCAAGCACAGCAACTTCCTGTACCTATGGTGGCCAATCAAACTCAAACACGACAACCACTGTTGCAGCAAAACCTTCAGAACAATATGGCATCAACTGGGCTGCAAAATTCTGCTAGCTTGGCTCCTTCACTTCCTTCTGTGAGTAATTTGACGCAGGGTACCATGCCAAATGTCGTGGGCCAGAATTCAAATTTGcaaaccatgcaaaacatgccaAATGTTGGTCAAAACTTAGTAGGAAATGCCATTGGACAAGGCATGCCTCCTAATATGGTTGCTAATTCTCAGAGGCAGATGCAGGGAAGACAACAACAGGTTGTTTCTCAACAGCAACAGCAGCAGTCCCAGACAACACAGCAATATCTTTACCAGCAGCAACTGCATCAGCATCAAATGATGAAGCAGAAATTTCAGCCGGGAAGCACATCACAGTCCTTGATGCAATCTCACATGCAGCAACAGCCGCAGGAGCAGCAGCAACAGCCACCACAGCAGCAACAAAACCTTCTACAATCTACTCAGACACAACCTTCTCAGCAAGCTATGATGCAACCTTCTTCAATACAATCAACTTCTTTGTCCAACCTTCAGCAGAATCAACAGTCAAATGCTCAACAGTCAACTCAATCTGTACTTCACCAACGGCAACAATCAGTTTTGAGACAGCAGCAGGCTCCCATGCTTCATCAACAGCAATCGTCAATGCTACAGCAACCAATTTTACCAGCGCAACAGCACCAACAAcaacagcagcagcagcagcagctgATTGCACAACAGACAAATGTTGCAAATCTCCAGCAGAACCAATTGATGAGTCAACAGAATACAATGCCTGATGTGCAGCAGAGGCTAGTGGGCCAACAGAACAACTATAACAGTCTGCAGCAGCAGCAGTTACTTAATCCGCAAAACAGCTTTCAAAATATGCATCAGCAGCAGTTGGGCTCTCAAAGTAATATTGCTGGGGTCCAGCAGCAACAGCTGTCTGGAAGTCAACAACCTGGTAACTCTGGCTTGACATCTAATCAGCACCCTATCCATTTGATGCAACAACCAAAAGTTCCTGTACAACAACAAATGCTGCAGAGTACTACAACCTTGTTACCAAACCAAGGTCAACAATCACAGTCGCAGCCAGCACAACAGCAAATGATGTCTCAGAGTCAATCACAACCAGGACAGTTACAGCCACCTTTGGGTTTGCAGCAACAGGCGAATCAATTGCAAAGAGAGATGCAACAGAGGCTTCAACCATCAGCCCCCTTGCTTCAACAGCAGAATGTAATGGAACAGCAGAAGCAGCTATATCAATCACAAAGAGTCGCACCTGAAGCCTCATCAA CATCTTTAGATTCTACAGCTCAGACGGGAAATGCAAATGCAGCTGATTGGCAGGAGGAGGTTTACCaaaag ATAAAGTCTATGAAGGAGTCGTATTTAGCAGAGCTCAATGATCTATACCACAAAATTGCTTCTAAAGTGCAACAG CGTCCTCAAAATGAGCAAATTGAAAAGCTCAAGATGTTCAAGATTACGCTGGAACGCATTGTGCTTTTCTTGCGGCTTAACAAGCAGGATATTCAACTTTCTCACAAGGAAAAGTTGGTTTCGGTTGAGAAGCACATAAGTTTCTTTCTTAGTTCCAATAGGCCGCGCAGCaagccttcttcttctccactgCAGGGACAACTTCCTCAGTCTTCCATGCAGCTTCAGCAACCACAATCTCTTGATGGTCAATCTAATCCATCGATGCAACCTGTACAGGGTTCCATGGCAGCAATGCCGCAGAATAATCTCACCAACTTGCAACATAATACCTTGTCTGGCGTATCAACAATTTCCAACTCCCAGCAACACATGATAAATACAGTACAGCCTGGTTCCACTGTGGATTTGGGACAGGGTAATTCATTGAACTCACTGCAGCAGGTGGCTACTGGCTCTTTACAACAGAATCCTGTTAACAGTCCTCAACAAGTTAACATGAGCTCATTAAGCTCACAAAGTGGAACAAACTCCGTACAGGCAAACCTCGGTTCCCTACAGCAAAATTCAAACGCCCTGCAACAGTCACTTCCTAAGCAGCACGAGCAGCAAATGTTGCAGAACCAGCAATTAAGACAGCAATACCACCATAGGCATATGCAGCAGCAACTTTTTCAAAGACAGCAGATAATACAACAGCAGCAAGCGAAGCAACAGCAGACCACGCTATTGCCAACCCACCAGATGTCTCAGCTTCAACAGATGACTGATGCTAATGACCTAAAGATAAGGCAGCAAATGGGGATAAAAACAGGAGTTTTACAGCAACAACAGTCAGTTGGCCAGCGTGTTGGATCTCATCATCCCCAATTGAAGCCAGGAATATCTTCACCTCAACTCCATCAAGCATTGTCTCCTCAGGTTACCCAACATCCTTCTCCACAAATTGACCAACAAAATATGTTGGCGTCTCTTACCAAAGCTGGGACTCCTCTCCAATCCGCAAGCTCGCCATTTGTTGTCCCTTCTCCTTCAACTCCCTTGGCTCCATCTCCAATGCCGGGGGATTCTGAAAAAGTTTGTGCTGGCCTTGGATCACATACCACATCTGGAAATATAATGCATCAGCAAGCTACTGTTGCTTCTGCACCTGCCCAATCCCTTGCAATTGGTACTCCTGGGATATCAGCCTCACCTTTGCTTGCTGAGTTTACTCCTCTAGATGGTACACATGCCAATGTCTCAGCTGCTGTTCCTGGCAGGTCAAGTGTTGAACAACCATTGGATCGCTTGATGAGAGCG gTTAAAAACATGTCTGACAAAGCATTGCAGTCGTCAGTTCAAGACATCTGTTCAGTTGTCAGTATGAATGATAGAATAGCAGGATCTGCTCCAGGAAATGGATCAAGAGCAGCTGTTGGCGAAGATTTGGTTGCCATGACCAAATGTCGTCTCCAAGCGAGAAACTACTTTACGCAGGATGGACCTACAGGAACAAAGAAAATGAAGCGATATACAACTTCCAACGTTGTGTCGTCAAGCTGCAGTTTAAATGATAGTTTCTGGCAGCTGAGTTATTCTGAAACACCTGAGTTAGAGTCAACAGCAACATCTAATGCCAAAAGACCTAAAATAGAG GTTAATATTGCACTGGTTGAagagatacaaaaaatcaaTCGGCAACTTATCGACACTGTTGTAGAAATTAGTGACGAAGGTGTTGATCCAAGTGCTCTTGCTGCTGCAACAGAGGGCGGTGAAGGCACTACTGTTAAGTGTTCTTTCACTGCCGTTGCGTTGAGTCCAAACTTAAAAGCACTGTATGCTTCAGCGCAGATG TCTCCAATTCAGCCTTTGAGATTGCTCGTTCCAGTTAATTATCCAAACTGCTCTCCGATTTTGTTGGACAAGTTTCCAGTTGAAGTCAG TAAAGAGTATGAAGATCTATCCACGAAGGCCAAGTCAAGGTTTAGTGTCTCCCTGCGAAGTCTTTCACAGCCAATGTCTTTAAAAGACATAGCCAAGACTTGGGATGTTTGTGCTCGTGCTGTAATTTGTGAATATGCACAGCAAAGTGGAGGAGGAACCTTCAGCTCAAAGTACGGGTCTTGGGAGAACTGTTCGATTGCAGCATGA